One Gemmatimonadota bacterium DNA window includes the following coding sequences:
- a CDS encoding circularly permuted type 2 ATP-grasp protein: MDFDAYDLDSAFYDEMFLPDGTPRAHCRSLHESLLRLPVEELVRMQERVTHSFSSEGITFTVYGGDEAGERIMPVDCLPRILPAEEWRQLESGLGQRLKALNRFLGDVYGPARIVEDGVVPVDLVRGCPQYRVEMRGVPVPHGTHVAICGTDLVRTNEGFHVLEDNLRVPSGVSYMVANRKAVKANLRRLYRSCRVREVEQYGRMLRETLKELAPRGDDDPCVVLMTPGVYNAAFYEHIYLAHEIGATLVEGRDLLVDGGYVYMRTTSGLQRVDVIYRRVDDDFLDPLVFRPDSLLGLPGLMGVYRAGNVTLVNAPGTGVADDKSVYAYVPDMIRYYLAEEPLLQNVKTYICRRPEDLEFTLDNLHDLVVKRVGESGGYGMLVGPESTPDEREACARDLRENPADFISQPVLDLSRAPCLIGGRAAARHVDLRPFVLHGRETRIVPGAFCRVALREGSLVVNSSQGGGGKDVWVLGD, translated from the coding sequence ATGGATTTCGACGCATACGACCTGGACAGCGCTTTCTACGACGAGATGTTCCTCCCTGACGGTACGCCGCGCGCTCACTGCCGCAGTCTGCACGAATCACTGCTCCGGCTTCCCGTTGAAGAGCTCGTTCGCATGCAGGAACGGGTCACCCATTCCTTTTCCAGCGAAGGCATCACGTTTACGGTATACGGCGGAGATGAAGCCGGCGAGCGCATCATGCCTGTCGACTGCCTGCCCCGGATCCTGCCCGCCGAAGAATGGCGGCAGCTCGAATCCGGACTTGGCCAGCGGCTGAAGGCGTTGAACCGGTTTCTCGGCGACGTTTACGGTCCCGCCCGCATTGTCGAAGACGGGGTCGTTCCGGTCGACCTGGTGCGCGGCTGTCCCCAGTACCGCGTCGAAATGCGGGGGGTGCCCGTTCCGCACGGGACGCATGTCGCGATCTGCGGCACCGACCTGGTCCGCACGAATGAAGGATTCCACGTGCTCGAGGACAACCTGCGCGTGCCTTCCGGCGTATCCTACATGGTCGCCAACCGGAAAGCGGTCAAGGCCAACCTGCGCCGGCTCTACCGCAGCTGCCGGGTGCGGGAAGTCGAGCAATACGGGCGAATGCTCCGCGAAACACTGAAGGAACTCGCGCCTCGCGGGGACGACGATCCTTGCGTGGTGCTGATGACGCCCGGCGTATACAATGCGGCGTTTTACGAGCACATCTACCTGGCGCACGAGATCGGGGCGACCCTGGTCGAGGGCCGGGATCTGCTGGTCGACGGCGGTTATGTGTACATGCGCACCACCTCGGGGCTCCAACGGGTTGACGTCATCTACCGCCGGGTGGACGACGATTTCCTGGACCCGCTCGTATTCCGGCCGGATTCCCTGCTGGGCCTCCCGGGCCTCATGGGCGTCTACCGGGCCGGGAACGTCACCCTGGTGAACGCGCCGGGCACGGGCGTCGCGGACGACAAGAGCGTATACGCATACGTTCCCGACATGATCCGCTATTACCTGGCCGAAGAACCGCTGCTGCAAAACGTGAAGACCTATATCTGCCGCCGGCCGGAGGACCTGGAATTCACCCTGGACAACCTTCATGACCTCGTCGTGAAGCGGGTGGGCGAGTCGGGGGGATACGGCATGCTGGTCGGGCCGGAATCGACGCCTGATGAACGGGAAGCCTGCGCCCGTGATTTGCGGGAAAACCCCGCGGACTTCATTTCGCAGCCCGTACTGGACCTTTCGCGCGCGCCCTGCCTGATCGGGGGCCGTGCCGCGGCGCGGCACGTGGACCTGCGGCCCTTCGTGCTCCATGGCCGCGAGACGCGTATCGTGCCGGGTGCATTCTGCCGGGTCGCGCTGCGTGAGGGCAGCCTGGTCGTGAACTCCAGCCAGGGTGGCGGAGGCAAGGACGTCTGGGTACTGGGGGACTGA
- a CDS encoding alpha-E domain-containing protein, whose translation MLSRSAQGLYWMGRYLERAAHLSRLMQLQVETLVDRPLREIHFGWNRVYNSMNQFPPAGTLEAFGSDDYALADSYTLADHLTFESTNPDSIWNCFAYARENARQVRNYISAEMWLSLNMTFLRLQGLTIQEIWKTAPESFYAGTAKDIATFTGVAEATMYRDEGWHFIQLGRYMERVQLSASILLSQIAAQDGQDESFDADWANLLHVFRAFDAYVHSYSVVVQPGQVLDLIVTDELLPGSVRRSLDGIASVLDAIGPGPSPGAGREAAALSASLCAVVRDGRNDVSAWRTTLEQVNGDSRKLHQQIMDVYIAYPLESLSVR comes from the coding sequence ATGCTGTCCAGAAGCGCACAGGGCCTGTACTGGATGGGCCGGTATCTCGAACGCGCCGCGCACCTCAGCCGGCTGATGCAACTGCAGGTGGAAACGCTGGTGGACCGTCCGCTGCGCGAGATCCACTTCGGATGGAACCGCGTGTACAACAGCATGAACCAGTTCCCACCCGCCGGTACGCTGGAAGCCTTCGGGAGCGACGACTACGCGCTGGCCGACTCCTATACCCTGGCCGATCACCTTACTTTCGAATCCACGAATCCGGATTCCATATGGAACTGCTTCGCGTACGCCCGGGAAAACGCGCGGCAGGTCCGCAATTACATCAGCGCCGAGATGTGGCTGTCGCTGAACATGACCTTCCTGCGCCTGCAGGGATTGACTATCCAGGAGATATGGAAGACGGCCCCGGAGTCTTTCTACGCGGGAACGGCAAAGGATATAGCCACCTTCACCGGCGTGGCCGAGGCGACCATGTACCGCGATGAAGGGTGGCATTTCATCCAGCTGGGCAGATACATGGAACGGGTGCAGCTTTCCGCGTCGATCCTGTTGTCGCAGATTGCGGCGCAGGACGGGCAGGACGAATCGTTCGACGCGGACTGGGCGAACCTGCTGCACGTGTTCCGCGCCTTCGACGCCTACGTGCATTCCTACAGCGTAGTGGTTCAGCCCGGACAGGTGCTCGACCTGATCGTAACGGACGAACTGCTTCCGGGTTCGGTACGCCGGTCCCTCGACGGGATCGCCTCCGTGCTGGACGCCATTGGTCCGGGTCCGTCGCCCGGTGCGGGCAGGGAAGCGGCGGCGCTCAGTGCCTCCCTTTGCGCGGTCGTCCGGGACGGCAGGAACGACGTTTCGGCATGGCGCACCACGCTGGAACAGGTGAACGGCGACAGCCGGAAGCTTCATCAGCAAATTATGGACGTCTACATCGCCTATCCCCTGGAATCCCTGTCTGTACGCTGA
- a CDS encoding transglutaminase family protein: protein MAENVRYRIEHVTKYRYCFPVRNCAMSLALRPLEDRRQRVTAFRIGTEPEGSVFPISDAFGNTRHQLHLNRIHQSLSITARSTVEVTPRDAPPEECEEGAWEIIRGWRDSFHQRDFMDHSGLALPSPALERFVQQSGITPAGDPLAALKQLSGALYERFEYVPGSTTISSTIEHILDTGRGVCQDYAHVMIAVARTWGIPARYISGYLHDESAAGGGTTSHAWVECRLPGPGWTGFDPTNATLADERHVRVAVGRDYQDVSPTRGVLFGGGDIELEVEVSMDTIPENLADSSNSMHEEPQR, encoded by the coding sequence ATGGCCGAAAACGTGCGATACCGGATCGAGCATGTCACGAAGTACCGCTATTGCTTCCCCGTGCGAAACTGCGCCATGTCCCTGGCGCTCAGACCGCTCGAGGACCGCAGGCAGCGTGTCACCGCATTCCGGATCGGGACGGAACCGGAAGGCTCGGTTTTTCCGATCTCGGACGCCTTCGGCAATACGCGACACCAGCTTCACCTGAACCGCATTCACCAGTCGCTGTCCATCACCGCGCGCTCCACGGTGGAGGTTACGCCACGGGACGCACCGCCCGAGGAGTGCGAAGAAGGCGCCTGGGAGATCATCCGGGGCTGGCGCGACTCGTTCCACCAACGGGACTTTATGGATCACAGCGGCCTGGCCCTTCCTTCGCCCGCACTGGAGAGGTTCGTGCAACAGAGCGGCATAACACCCGCAGGCGACCCGCTGGCCGCGCTGAAACAGCTGTCCGGTGCACTCTACGAGCGCTTCGAGTACGTGCCTGGGAGCACCACGATCTCTTCCACGATCGAACACATCCTGGATACCGGCCGTGGCGTATGCCAGGATTACGCCCACGTCATGATCGCTGTCGCGCGGACCTGGGGTATTCCCGCCCGATACATATCCGGTTATCTCCATGACGAGTCCGCGGCTGGCGGGGGAACGACCTCGCACGCCTGGGTGGAGTGCCGGCTGCCCGGACCCGGCTGGACGGGATTCGATCCCACGAATGCGACGCTGGCCGACGAACGCCACGTACGGGTGGCGGTGGGGCGGGATTACCAGGACGTGTCCCCCACGCGAGGCGTACTGTTCGGAGGGGGCGATATCGAGCTTGAAGTGGAGGTGAGTATGGATACAATACCGGAAAACCTTGCCGATTCATCCAATTCGATGCACGAGGAGCCGCAACGATGA